One Bacteroidia bacterium DNA window includes the following coding sequences:
- a CDS encoding four helix bundle protein has product MKQDNIIQQKSFAFAIRMVNAYKFLTTEKKEFVLSKQMLRSGTSIGANVEESIGGQSDKDFLSKVSIAYKEARETVYWIKLLQATNYLSEQEAISLLNDAEELCKILGKIQVTIKNRNS; this is encoded by the coding sequence ATGAAACAAGACAATATAATCCAACAGAAATCATTTGCCTTTGCAATAAGAATGGTGAATGCCTATAAATTTCTGACCACAGAAAAGAAAGAATTTGTACTATCCAAACAAATGCTTCGTAGTGGAACATCAATAGGTGCAAATGTTGAAGAATCAATCGGAGGACAATCGGATAAGGATTTTCTATCAAAAGTCAGCATTGCATACAAAGAAGCAAGAGAAACAGTTTATTGGATCAAGTTATTACAAGCCACTAACTATTTATCAGAACAAGAAGCAATAAGTTTGTTGAATGATGCCGAAGAACTCTGTAAAATTCTTGGCAAAATCCAAGTAACTATAAAAAATCGTAATTCGTAA
- a CDS encoding DEAD/DEAH box helicase family protein produces the protein MSSSFNTILARYRETSFSERDKGDRFERLMQAYLQTDSKYADRFKNVWLWNEFSAKDDLGGNDTGIDLVALTHSGDYWAIQCKCYQEGTTIDKKAVDTFITTSGRNFKGVDLKTTSFAFRLWIDTTGKPFGTNAAEAFKNQQIPMGRITLYELADAPVDWQKLEDGIHGEQARTAKKSLRQHQTDALNNTHNHFKQADRGKLIMACGTGKTFTSLRIAENETEAKGLILFLVPSIALLGQTLNEWYADAQENINAICICSDPEVTKKKSKQEDIDSTSVVDLALPASTDVKNIVAQFKGLEVKKNKGMTVVFSTYQSIEVISKAQKALSKELPQYSEFDLIICDEAHRTTGVALVDEEESAFTKVHDNNFIKSKKRLYMTATPRLYDDTSKSKAAQAEATLWSMDDEKLYGQEIYRIGFGEAVSKNLLTDYKVLILTLNQNDIPPALQNAIADKNNEVNTDDVTKLIGCVNALSKKVLGDEGLIKDSDPDPMRRAVAFCQSIAISKRITETFNSASETYISALPNEEQNAMQQIASLHIDGTMDATKRNELLAWLKSEPQDRESRILTNVRCLSEGVDVPSLDAVLFLSARNSQVDVVQSVGRVMRIAPNKKYGYIIIPVVVPSDVNAEQALDDNERYKVVWTVLNALRAHDDRFNATINKIELNKKRPNQILVGGAAYSFDEHGNPVKKEHSGDGQQSSGEIQRQLSLQFEELQNAVFARMVQKVGDKRYWEQWAKSVADIATRQTERITKLINENKRYQKEFEKFLAGLHKNINTSITQTEAIEMLSQHIITKPVFDALFEGYSFVKNNPVSQSMQRMLDLLNEQALEKDAETLDKFYESVKMRAAGIDNATGKQRIIIELYDKFFKTAFPKMVEKLGIVYTPVEVVDFIIHSVNDILQKEFGRNISDENVHILDPFTGTGTFVTRLLQSGLIDVKDLERKYKHELHANEIVLLAYYIAAINIENAYHDAVSTSLNRQEDDAVSTSLNRQEDDAVSTSLNRQKDDAVLTSLNRQ, from the coding sequence ATGAGTAGCTCATTCAATACAATTTTAGCAAGGTATCGTGAAACTTCTTTTTCCGAACGCGATAAAGGCGACCGCTTTGAACGCTTAATGCAGGCGTATTTGCAAACCGACAGCAAATATGCAGACCGTTTTAAAAACGTTTGGCTGTGGAATGAATTTTCCGCAAAAGACGACTTGGGCGGAAACGACACAGGCATTGACTTGGTAGCTCTTACTCATTCGGGCGACTATTGGGCTATTCAATGCAAATGCTACCAGGAAGGAACGACCATTGACAAAAAAGCCGTTGATACGTTTATCACTACTTCGGGACGAAATTTTAAAGGTGTTGATTTAAAAACAACTTCGTTTGCTTTTCGCTTGTGGATTGATACCACAGGAAAACCTTTTGGCACAAACGCAGCAGAAGCGTTCAAAAATCAGCAAATTCCTATGGGGCGAATTACGCTTTATGAATTAGCAGACGCACCTGTTGATTGGCAAAAATTGGAAGACGGAATACACGGAGAACAAGCACGAACAGCAAAGAAATCTTTACGCCAACATCAAACCGATGCTTTGAACAATACGCACAATCATTTTAAACAAGCCGACAGAGGAAAATTGATTATGGCGTGCGGAACAGGCAAAACATTTACTTCGTTGCGTATAGCTGAGAATGAAACAGAAGCAAAAGGACTTATTTTATTTTTAGTTCCCTCCATCGCTTTGCTTGGACAAACACTCAACGAATGGTATGCCGATGCACAAGAAAATATAAACGCTATTTGTATTTGCTCTGACCCGGAAGTTACAAAAAAGAAAAGCAAACAAGAAGACATTGACAGCACTTCCGTTGTGGATTTGGCTTTGCCTGCCAGCACCGATGTAAAAAATATCGTTGCCCAATTCAAAGGATTGGAAGTAAAGAAAAACAAAGGTATGACCGTTGTGTTTTCTACTTACCAAAGTATTGAAGTGATTAGCAAAGCACAAAAAGCACTTTCAAAAGAACTGCCGCAATACAGCGAATTTGATTTAATTATTTGCGATGAAGCACACCGCACCACAGGCGTTGCCTTAGTGGACGAAGAAGAAAGTGCATTTACAAAAGTGCACGACAATAATTTCATCAAATCCAAAAAGCGTTTGTATATGACGGCTACGCCACGCTTGTATGACGACACGAGCAAAAGCAAAGCCGCACAAGCCGAAGCCACGCTTTGGAGTATGGACGATGAAAAATTGTACGGACAAGAAATTTACCGCATTGGTTTTGGCGAAGCGGTTTCTAAAAATTTATTGACCGATTACAAAGTGTTAATCTTAACGCTTAATCAAAACGATATACCGCCTGCATTGCAAAATGCCATTGCCGACAAAAACAACGAAGTAAACACCGATGATGTTACCAAACTGATTGGTTGCGTAAATGCACTGAGCAAAAAAGTATTGGGCGATGAAGGTTTGATAAAAGACAGCGACCCCGACCCCATGCGTAGAGCCGTTGCCTTTTGCCAAAGTATTGCAATTTCTAAACGCATTACCGAAACGTTTAATTCCGCTTCCGAAACCTACATTTCGGCTTTGCCAAACGAAGAGCAAAATGCCATGCAGCAAATTGCTTCCTTGCACATTGACGGAACGATGGACGCTACTAAACGCAACGAACTTTTGGCGTGGCTCAAAAGTGAACCACAAGACCGTGAAAGTCGCATTTTAACCAATGTGCGTTGTTTGAGCGAAGGGGTGGATGTGCCAAGTTTAGATGCTGTTTTGTTTCTTTCGGCACGAAACAGCCAGGTGGATGTGGTGCAAAGCGTGGGGCGTGTCATGCGCATTGCACCGAATAAAAAATACGGTTATATCATTATTCCTGTGGTGGTGCCAAGCGATGTAAACGCAGAGCAAGCCCTGGACGACAACGAACGTTACAAAGTAGTGTGGACGGTGCTAAACGCTTTGCGTGCCCACGATGACCGCTTTAATGCCACCATCAACAAAATTGAACTGAACAAAAAACGCCCCAACCAAATTTTGGTGGGCGGTGCGGCATACAGTTTTGACGAACACGGAAATCCTGTAAAAAAAGAACACAGCGGAGACGGACAACAAAGTTCGGGCGAAATTCAACGCCAATTATCGCTGCAATTTGAAGAACTGCAAAACGCAGTATTTGCCCGAATGGTGCAAAAAGTGGGCGACAAACGCTATTGGGAACAATGGGCTAAATCAGTAGCCGATATTGCCACACGACAAACCGAACGCATTACCAAACTCATTAACGAAAACAAAAGGTATCAAAAAGAATTTGAAAAGTTTTTAGCGGGCTTGCATAAAAATATCAACACGAGTATTACGCAAACCGAAGCCATTGAAATGCTAAGTCAGCATATTATTACCAAACCCGTGTTTGATGCCTTGTTTGAGGGTTATTCGTTTGTGAAAAACAATCCCGTGAGCCAAAGTATGCAACGTATGTTGGATTTGCTCAACGAACAAGCATTGGAAAAAGATGCCGAAACGTTGGACAAATTCTACGAAAGCGTAAAAATGCGTGCCGCAGGAATTGACAACGCCACGGGCAAACAACGCATTATCATTGAACTGTATGACAAATTCTTTAAAACTGCTTTCCCTAAAATGGTGGAGAAGTTAGGAATTGTTTACACACCTGTGGAAGTGGTTGATTTTATCATTCATTCGGTAAACGATATTTTGCAAAAAGAATTTGGCAGAAACATAAGCGATGAAAATGTGCATATTCTGGACCCCTTTACCGGAACAGGAACTTTTGTAACCCGGCTTTTGCAAAGCGGTTTGATTGATGTAAAAGACCTTGAACGAAAATACAAACACGAATTACACGCCAACGAAATTGTTTTATTGGCTTATTACATTGCCGCCATTAATATTGAAAATGCTTACCATGATGCGGTTTCGACTTCGCTCAACCGCCAAGAAGACGATGCAGTTTCGACTTCGCTCAACCGCCAAGAAGACGATGCAGTTTCGACTTCGCTCAACCGCCAAAAAGATGATGCGGTTTTGACTTCGCTCAACCGCCAA